Part of the Vigna angularis cultivar LongXiaoDou No.4 chromosome 1, ASM1680809v1, whole genome shotgun sequence genome, tctacatatatattttttcactcTGCATTCTCATTACTGTGCACACTGCCAATGTCGGAAAATATGATATCCGTCTTCTAATAGATAGAATAAATTATCTGAATTTGTTTCCCTTTCTGGCCGTAGCATACTTCATTGAGCCCAGATGCGAAACTGCTTGTGATTGTTGGAGACAACCCAGAAGGATTACTAGTGGATTCTCAAACTGGAAAGGTGGTGTATTCTGttgatttatttcataaattccTTATGTGCGGTGTATGGgtaaattagaaattatttaaattttggttCTTTGTAGACTGTCAAGTCTTTATCTGGACACTTGGACTACTCATTTGCATCTGCATGGCATCCTGATGGCCACATTTTTGCTACCGGTAACCAAGACAAAACATGCCGTGTTTGGGACGTTAGGAACTTGTCAAAGTCTGTTGCTGTGCTTAAGGGCAACCTTGGAGCTATACGTTCTATAAGGTTCACATCTGATGGGCGATTCATGGCAATGGCCGAACCAGCTGACTTTGTGCATGTCTATGATGTAAAGAGTGGGTTCGAGAAGGAGCAGGAGATCGATTTTTTTGGGGAGATCTCTGGTGTATCTTTTAGCCCTGACACAGAATCACTTTTCGTTGGTGTTTGGGATCGCACCTATGGAAGCCTTCTTCAGTACAATCGGCGGAGAAACTATAAATATCTCGACTGCGTGTAAATTTGACTGCATACCCCTTGTCTATAAGCTCCTACAGTTTATGTTCTTCTGTCTAGGAATTGTGGCACCACTTGACTGAAAAAAATGATCGGTGGCATGCTTCATCATACAATGTAGGATGATAAGGTCGTTACATAAACTCCGTTGTTTTAAATAACCTTGATTTCCTATCTCTTACccttttatttctatttttaattttttaatatcttttgcCATAGATGAATGTGTGCTAAATTTGTACCATAGTGCCTTTTGTGGTACTCATTTTCCACAGATCCCTCTAGGTGGGCTTATTCATGCTTCATAAAAGGTTATAGATACAATTCACCTCTTATTGCGGGCTGTTTCATCCGACAGCTCTCTTTTTTCTTCGTGCACCCCCATAATATCCGTAAATCCTAGCTTACcctcattaaaattataatggtTCCGAGTTATGAAAACTTCCTTCcggattaaaaaattatcatagaAAACAGAGTTATGGATTCATTAGTCCAGAacgtatttttataataattatagtaaacTATTTGAGGTATATGGATGTCAAAATATCTGTCAAACTTATTATGAAATTTTGCATAGTTGTTGGTTTGCTTGGGTGTTGAATTATTGCTCGAACTATGCTTAAGTGAATACTTAATTGGTATTCACTCAGGGTCATTATCACTCAGGGTCTCCAAATGAATACTTAATTGGTAATGCTTCTTACTTAAATTGTTATGGTTCTTATTCAgaaccataataataataataacaataataactaaaatttaatttgattataattaatactaattatattttattttaaactactTTTATGACTAAGTAAAACagtatctttttatttttatcaatttaaacatttgtttttaatttatcaaatctATCATATAGCATTCATTAACTTTCATAAACTTCAATCTcaaatcttttcatttttcataattttttctttgatcCAAACAATCCTACGTtcacttttttctcttctcacaTCCATCTTCAAATCAAACACAGCATGAACATGCATTCcaagaataaaatatgattttcaaataaaagtcATTGTATATTCCACAAgttaaaataacttttgaaaattcaaaagtcatttttaacttcaaaattatacagtttgaaaatatattttttaagataaaaaatagaCAGAGTTCATTCATCCTTTCCACCTCAGTCCAAAATCTTCGGGCCACGTGTcacagtttttaaaataaagttcatGTACAGCAATACTtcatacaatattatatattcattagACTTCTTACAAGACCAGCAGTCAGCcagcataaataaataaaatatgtacaaGGTAATATGAACTTTTTGAATACAATTATGCTAGGACTATTGAAGACTATTTCAAACTCGAAGGACTTTATAGCATAATTGAAACATTTTAGTATTTCTCTCTACCATCATCACTTGTACAACATGCATATTCTCTTCATCATTTTGATAACCGCAAAGAACAAATAACGCGAATATTTTATATGAAGATCATGTGCTTGCTTAGTCTTGGACAACCGATATTAGAGTGAGTAAACACGTATGTTAGATCAAGTTTACAAATCCCCAGCTTCGTGAAAGAACCATAGTCATCAACTTGAAAGCATAGAATACTAAAGCAGCATATAAGATGTCTGTCTTCCAACCTAATCTGCCTACTTGACGTAAGTTTCTGAATTCAGTGAGTTGGAAACTTGGAATGATCCTTGTATTATGACAATTCCTCCAAGTTATCAATAAATTGCATGTGACTCAAGGTGTGTACAAAAAGGAACCTTCATAGTATCATTGAGTACGTTGTTCCAAAAATATCATGACGAGTAGcggtcatcatcatcatccaatCCCATGTTCTCCAAAGTCAGGGGCATAGCTGTTAAGACCAAGACCAGGGCCAAGTTGCGAAAATACGGAGTCAacaaaatttattcaataagcgtaaaattaattcataaaattcAAACAAGTATAGTGCACACCAACATCAAATAGAAGATATCATGTCAACCGCAACTGAGGTATTTCATGAAAAACTCGCAATCGTATAAAGGAGGAATTTTTTATGACACTAAGAAGTATACGTACATAATATGGATCAAATACTGCAATGTAAGTTTGACAGCAACAACAAAACAAGATTTTAAAGGTTAAAAAATAGTTAGTTTCCAAATGCCCAAAATATGGTCATAAACTATTGAAAAAACAAGATAACAACCAAAgatgctgctgctgctgcttacTCTTTAACGGGATAGAATTGTGCTTGTAAGCAGATAAAAGTAAGCAAGAGAAATACTCCGAGAAATCTCcgatttaaaataatgtaattcaTATTTAGAATGTAAGACTACGACTTAGTTTGTTGAGCTAGTAAGACGCATAAATCAGCATATTAAAAAGCAAAAAGTCAGATATAGTAACACCAAATACTAATTCTTAATCTTCCGCCAGAATTTTACATATATTGATTAGAAATCAATGCCAAGTCAAACATACCTTCATCTTCATTTTGACTAGTGAAGAACGGGGTGAGGTAGTTTTTATCTAATGCGGTAAAAGATGCAGCACTACAAcagaaaagcaaagaaaaatcaaaactagAAATTTCAGTAATGTAAACATACATTTACAATCTCTTCAATTTCAGAGCACGGATTGTACCTTCTTTGAAATTCTTGTAGCCTCATCTTGATTTTGTTCCCTGATGATGATTCTTCATCTTCGGGAGAAAGATAACCATTGGTTCCCTCAAAATTCTTGTGGATGAAACCAAAGATGTTAGttgaaagagaataaaaataaacaagtaGATTCATTATAATTATCATATCCTTTGGCAGAATAAAATGCATAGTCCCagttgaaatatttaatttagaagTTAACATAAAACTCCACAACAAAGTtcataaataatgtaatttcGTTGAATTTAAATTGCATTTAGAGTTTTACATATATCCTGTATCTAACACTTAAGCTTGGTTCCAGATCATACTGGTACATAGCTCTtgactatttaatttttttgtaatcgACATTGACTAAAGATATAACCAAATTATAAGACATAAATAGACGCAAACCTCACTTACAAATTGGTTTTATATGGTTTTATAGGATTGAGTTTATATCAAGATTTGTTTTCCCTAATGGAATGACTCAACTTCAATTTTATATGCCATTTAAGAGCATAATCAAAACACAAGTCAATTTTCATGCTTCCGTTACTTTCAGCAACAAATATAGAGTCTAGTTACATACacaagatttaaataaaatcttttgataaaaaagaaaCGATTATTTTCCCTAGAAAATCCATCTCAAACTTGTGTTAAGTATTTTTCAATTCAGGCAGTCCCCCAACCACATCTCACTCGAGCAGAAGTCAGCTATGCGCTTCTTGCTATATTCCACAGGGAGAAAGCAATTATGTGGAAACAACAATGAATAGATGGTTCTACTGTTTGATAAGCAAAGAACCTCATCTAGAAAAAACTTACCGTTCTGGTAATTGAAGCCAAAGGACTCTCGATGATAGGACTGTCACTACCTACAACTTGTAAAGCTTCCAGCATGGTGCCTGTTGAACCACCAATCAGTAATACCTGAAATAAAGTAACCAAACCTTATTGTGAATAACTAGCCAGGTATAGGGACTGTGAAAAGGTGGTGAAAAGAATAGGTAGCTGCTAGtaatttaaagaagaaaaataaatgtggACCAAACTTCCGTATAGGTTTCCAGAAGTTCCAATCAAGTTGTCCAATTCACCATCGAACTAGCACAGTATTCTCCATTGAAAATGTCCAAATTTCTGTCTCTCCCACTCTGAGATTCTTGAATGGTCTATTTATCTTTACATATCAGTAAGCTGACAGTGTTTCCTTAACATTGGATTCAGATCTTGCACATTTTTATCAAGATTCGTCCAGAAAATTCAAGAATGTGCTAtcttaatactttttttttaataaacctTAAGTTTACTACTCAGTCTCCTTGATGTTTTATCCCTGcactttcttttcatgttttattgTAATACAATCCTCAAGTTTCTTGATGCCTTCCTGCTCTATAGGTTGATTTCCTTCTCAACCTTCTTTGCCCCTCTTGCATCTGAAGATGGAGCTAATAATAGTCCAACTGCTAAGATTGCCTTTTCATGGGACATCCTACATCAGCCAATCAAATCGTATGTTGAGTGGAGAAACCCAAATTAGTTGGTTACAGCCAAATTATGAAGCATTTATGAGAATTTCCCCCAAGCCTAGACAAAACCACATTTGCACAATAAAAGTGCTAGTGAAACACCCTTTATAACCACTCTTTTTTTGAGTCtcatttcttaattaataagtttcactcatgattttgtaatttttaataaatttcaggTAGAAATAAAGTGTTAGAGAGTGTGCAAGCAACTACACTCCTCCTTGAACAATAGAAAGGTAGGATAGTGTATTGTACCAAATGATTTTAGTCGGAATAACAATTTCTTGTATCTAGCGTGGCAGTGAAAATATATGGAGGTAAGAAAGAAAAGACGCACGcaatgacaatttaaaaaaggataaaaatgaCATATCATGCTTTAcataaagttttcttttttcaaatagCCTTTTAGATAGGAATATAGATATGGAATGTCAGAAACAGAATAAAGCGTGAAAATAAGATTCAAAAGAGTGAAATAGCAAAGGACCTTACTCTGCTTCCACatgcatttatttttaatgtaatgaCTAATgattagattaaaatatttgatgacAAGCATGAGAAAGCCTACCGTCAAAACAACTATTGCAGTAGTTGCAGTTAAGATGATCTGTCCATGTCCATCTGGCAGATCATGAATTGATTGCAGAGCAAGGGCAAAAGCCATTGCCCCTCGAAGTCCTGTACATGTTCATAAAGTACAAAACTCAACACAAAAAGACAGGGCACTAAAGAACACACCAAAATAAGGTAGTCTATTTTATCGACAGAACCAAGAAAGCTTTCCAGATTATAGTCAAGGATTTGCAAAATTCTGAAACCTTACCACTATACCAAAGTGCTTTCTGATGTTTTCGCGGAATTTGTCGGCGGGTAGGTCTGAACAAGTTGACCAAATAAGCACATGAGAACACATTGGCTGCCCTGCACAAAGTGATCAAACAGTGTACTTAAATTTTCGTGGAGAAATATGAAAGCTAAGCACAGAGGTGTCAAAGTGCATGCATGTCTTTATAGTTTACCAAACTAGCTAAAAGCCTGACAAGCTCATATGTCACTCATCAATAACTCGGGACGATAGAAATTACAGCATAATACCTTGCAATTCCAATGAATATCTGAAGTGGTTACCAAGCAAGTTGAGAAGGAGGACAAATATGAAACATCAAGCTAGTACAGAtcacaaaaattgaaatttataggATCAAATAAAGGATACAATGGAAAAGAATATAAATCCGACATGCGACCAACTATGTTTCTCCATAGCAATATCAAAGCCCATGTAGATAAATCTGTAGATCATTAGATAAAATGATTCACGTGCATCATTTAGAGGTAATGTTGAACTAGAAGGGAAAATCTGCCATTAAATCCTCCTTACACAAATGTCTCAGCTAATGATGATATCAACTCAAAAAAAGCAGAGACGAATCTTTGAGAACTACGTGACAAATTTGAATATGTGTAATGCTTCATGACCTAAAATGAACACAAAAGTAGGCATAAGAATGCTTTAAAACACATGAAATgaccaataaaattaaaaaaagatgcAATTACCATTCCTGTGAACAATATTGATACAATACCAGACAGTCCAAGACCTTCAGCAAGCATGTACctgagaaataaaataatttgcaccagcataaagaaatttatagaaattttacAATAAAGTTATGTACAAATGGTCCAAGGAGTTTTCTTACGAGAAATACgggaaaagaacaaaaagacAGCTCTCCAAGTTCTGAAGACTAAATTGAAGAACAAAAAGATCAGTAATTTCAAGATATGACCTGGTTATATTGAACCAAGAAATGAAACATAAATACTTACTTGTCAATATCCAACCCTGAATATTTAAATAGGTATTGATAGTTAAGGTTTCACTATATTTTGACTTTTAAATCTCCAAAGAGTTACTAAGCtgcatatatatgtatacatgtTTAGCATAACCGTTAATTTAAAAGGATATTAGAGCAGATACAAAACCAACTCCAACACCTGCAGAGCCACCAAAAAAATGCCAAATCAGGAATAttgaaaattaacaattttgaaTTAGATTCTCTTTCTAATAAAATCatcttactttttcttttttcatttctttaccAATCCAAACAACCTCACTTTCTATTAAAGACAAAAATGGAGAGGAATGGGGGCGGTGAGAGATTGACTATACCCATCCTTGTCCCTAAAGTAAAAACTCACACATTCACGTGACCAGTACGAGATGGATATGAAGTTTGCTTCACATCCACATCTTTGTCAAAACAAACATACTTGTACCCAcccaaatatttattaaatatttttttcaccaaaaaaagCTAAGGAAACATGatattatgaaaaattcaaTACCAAAAGGACACacattttcttctcttcaatatcaaataatcaaataataacaataataaattatacttacaaaaatttcaaaatataatactaAATAAACTAAAggtattttagtaatttaaaaggAGACAGGTATTACTCATACACATTCTCATTCCCTCGAGTTCAAACGATACTTGCTGAGGTTTATTTGTCATCCCTACCTTTCACTTtaattctctttctttctttccttcttcacTCCCTCTCTTTCAATCACCTCATCTAAACAAAGTGTAAGAGATTATTTAACAACCATTGAGTTATAACCATAGccatttgaaataaaataaaaaactctcATGGTAGGAAGTATAATGAACCAATTGTTCAAGGATAACTAATAGGGACTTGAGTATTATGGGGTGCTCTCACATCAAGTAGGATGAAATGTTCAATAGAGTATTAAAGTATCTAGTTCTCCTCCCTTGATGGTTAGCTTTTAAGGGTGGGTTCTCCAAGTGATTGGTTACTTACCTCTTGATAAAGAGTTGGTTAATCGGTTCGTTGAAATGCTTTATCCCCCCTAAATAGCTAGCTTTTGAGGATGGGTTCTTTAAGTGTTTGGATACTTATTAATGACTAAGCACCCAGAGCAGCCCAAAGCCACCCACCAATGtcgttcaacaaataagttggCACAATCTTATCCTGCATCACATGTACAGTTGTTCAATCCCCAAAATGATCACATAACTGCTAGTAGGAAACAAGGTGTATGAAGATACAAATCAATCCATATCACGGCGATTCGCATGATCATGACCAGGGTGATAAATGTGGTATGTATAGGGGGAGGAGAAACCCTAACCAAGTATGCATCATTCTCCATTTTCTCACTTTTTGACCTCACTGACTTGAGTATCATAATTCTTGCAGGTGACAACCCACCTTAACTGACTATTGGAGAAACGTAGAAGGACAAGGATAACAACAAAAGTCACCACAAGAAAGATTCAACCATCTCGGGGTTGTGAAGAACACAATCTATTCTACATTAAACAGTCAATACGATCTCCAAGAACAGGAATAATAGTTTCTCATGTCCGTCACACAACGGACATTTCTCGTGTCCTCCACCAATAGTAATAGTTTCTATTACTATTCATCAGTAAAGTATTACAACAATCTTCCACAGGTAGATCCAAATCTGTTAGTACCATTATAATTATGTGTGCTTCTGCTAAACAGGACAAACTCCTTTCAACAAGTTGGAGTCTGAATGCTTCATTTGAACAATTGGAATACCAATCTGCATCAATTTCTATCATAAATGATATTCAtctaattttgataatatatgTGATTTCATTAAGTggtacaaataaaaaatactttcgGAATCCTCCTTTTACAGATTTAACATGTTTTAATAATATGACACCAATAGGGTTATTTTCACCAAATATAAGGATTTATGTAACCattaaaattgataagaaaCTTAGTTTCGTTTTAATCTAAATCCCAAGTAGAAGGGGTTGAGTGACACAAAAATTGGGGGGAATAGGTAGGGAAAGTACGACAGTCGATGGGGATAGTCATCTTTAAAGCCCATAAACACTGCATTAAGAGAACATCATGTAAGATTTATAAACCAACCAGCAGACATTGACCCGACAAAAGTCTCTAAAAATCTAACAACCACCATGAAGAAATTTTGTCCAGATGGATGACTTTTAATCACTGTCATTGTCCTGCAAGGTGAATATTTGAGTCAAAATAATGATAGGTTATCTTATATAAACTTAGAAATTTCCATATACCTGTACAAAGAAATAGCCATCTGCCAGCGTAGATTAGGGGTGAGAAAGGAGAGACATAAAAGAGGGAAAAGATCAGCAAGTGGTACCATCCATGTTTAAATCACAATTGATTCACTTTCaagagtaaaaaagaaaagttgtagTAATAGAAAATTACTGCATCATTCAAAACAGATTCTCCAAAAACCAAGGCATAAAGATTGACGTCTGTGCCAAGCTCCTGCAATCAGAAACAAATCGAATCAAAATGTAAGGTGCATAACATATTATAATACTAAAGTGAAATAGAAAGATAACAGATGACAGGGTAGTCGAATTGAAATCAGGAAAGCCTAAACCTTCACAAGTTAATAAAATGCTACTTAAAAGCATTGGTTAAGGGAGCCGAAGAGCTCTAGAAAGCGGTTACCCAAAATGGTTCTTCCCAACTGACAGCATGTTGCATTCAGGAGCAATTGGCATAACCTTAGAAGCGAGAAGACTCGGTACAAGAGTATGTAGCATGCAGTAGAGGTACAAgcaaatagaagaaaaacaaaaattaaagcaatATGTAAATCACATGACCTGAAATATGGACAAAACAGTAACAGGATCGGTTGCGGATATCAGTGCACCAAACATTAGACACTCAACAAAAGGTAATCTGTACATGAGGTACATCAATCCGCCAATATAACTGTGGACAGAGAAGCAAACCAAGGAAAAGAATCACTGGtatggaaaaaatgaaaaatgccaaaaaaaaaaaatgcttacaCTAAGACACCCGTCACAATGGAAGCCAGAAAGGTGCCGAATATAGCAAACGTGACAATAGCTccaaaattagagaaaaaaggTTTCTGCAAAGAACGCAAAGTGAAAAGACcaatttgaaaagaaagaatgcaacaagaaagaaaataaaaacttacaGGCGAGAGACTGAAGCCAGACTGAGTAAAGCGAAAGCGCAAGGTCaaggaaatgaaagaaataagtaATTGTGatgaaataaaggaaaaaaagcaAACAAGAACAGCAGAAGAACGCGAGTGGTTAAGGATATAATATTATGGGAGgtaaaaggaagaggaagaaaaactcCTCGTGAAAGTTGAACCACGCCCTGTTTGGGATGGGAGAGAAAGTGAGGAAGTGAGGTTCCAGAGAAACAGAAAAAGTAACGAGAGAATAGGAATGGAAATAGAAAGTGAATTGAGACCTGATACTAGTTTGAGTATGAGAAATGTTAGCGAGTGTACCAACGAGCAAGCCAATGAGAAGAGAAGCGCTGGCTTCGGGAAGAACGTAAATCTTCTTGCGACGAAGGATGTGACCTAACACGAAAGACAGAACCAACATCATTATTTGAAGGAGAATCCCCACTCCCGCCGCCTGCTGCTCTTTGCTGCCGCCGGTCACGTCCATGCCGTCCACCGGAGATATTGGATTGCTACCCTCTGTCATCAGTTCAATCGACCCAATTCCCTTTCGCTGTCTCTACCACGCTCTCTTCTTGTAAACCATTAATTAGATATCAAATAATCGTAATTTATAGTTTCTGCATTGGTTGCTTATGGCCCGTTTCAGTTTGGGTTGCCACGTGGAATTCAGCGCCTCTGCCATCTGTCCTTTACACAGAAAGTGCATTTTTGACTTTATattaaaacctattttaaattgtttattacaTTTCCTCGTATATAGTCCAAGATCCACGTGTCACCCCATTATCGCGTGCACTTCAAAATCTCAGATCACGCGGGCCAACCCACTTTtctttaaatgataaaataattatataaaaaattatgtttacaTTTCCTactatgtaatttttaaaattttaatattttgaaagaattaaaatataccTTTTCTGTAAACATGTTTTGaactttgtaaaattttaattatacaagTAATGTCAAAATGAACTATAATTCGTGAGTTAATTCAATATACCACAAGTTTAAGTTaggttggatttgaaaaaatgtaaattttttatgtggGTTAGTTTTCAACTCGATTTACTTAGAACTCAACTCTATTGAACCTGAAGtaagaattatttattatgttttgtttcaatattattagttaacattcttttattatattgtaaataaggataaaattaggaatattatagatttatctattgaAGATTCTGATATTTTAAATAGagaagtgatacaaaaattatcaatattaaaaacttatttgtttttggattacgcttggattatatgatatatttttttattttgaattgtttttatagtttaacatcattttagaatgaaatttatttagatttaaaataaaaaatatttattttttatttaaaaaaacttataattaaatgagtcaatTCGTTTAATTTACGtggtgggttgggttgggtttgaaTTTTTTCACGTCGCTAATAAGTGAGTGAGGTTGAGTTGGCTCATTAAATGACAAACCGATTATCCGTTTTGAcctctaattatatatatattttttatctttttatcaaataaattttttcattattgataAACAATCCaattattaatagaaaatatctatatataagCAACTACTAAAGTTTTTTAAGCCTTACGTACATTTATACCTGTATAAATAACTATcattaatatctctaaatatACAgtgattttttatgttaatgatttgatgatatattaatgataaattaaagtAACTAAATCTCGTATTTATAATaatgtgaaaatattttaaattaaaatattttagaggtGTGTGGCCAAGATTCTCTACTACGTATATACAAGTATGTTTATATCTTTATCTTATTAAGAA contains:
- the LOC108343144 gene encoding sodium/hydrogen exchanger 6 isoform X3, which encodes MYLMYRLPFVECLMFGALISATDPVTVLSIFQELGTDVNLYALVFGESVLNDAMAISLYRTMTVIKSHPSGQNFFMVVVRFLETFVGSMSAGVGVGFVSALLFKYSGLDIDNLQNLESCLFVLFPYFSYMLAEGLGLSGIVSILFTGMVMKHYTYSNLSRSSQRFVSAFFELISSLAETFVFIYMGFDIAMEKHSWSHVGFIFFSIIFIGIARAANVFSCAYLVNLFRPTRRQIPRKHQKALWYSGLRGAMAFALALQSIHDLPDGHGQIILTATTAIVVLTVLLIGGSTGTMLEALQVVGSDSPIIESPLASITRTNFEGTNGYLSPEDEESSSGNKIKMRLQEFQRSAASFTALDKNYLTPFFTSQNEDEAMPLTLENMGLDDDDDRYSS
- the LOC108343144 gene encoding sodium/hydrogen exchanger 6 isoform X2, encoding MTEGSNPISPVDGMDVTGGSKEQQAAGVGILLQIMMLVLSFVLGHILRRKKIYVLPEASASLLIGLLVGTLANISHTQTSIRAWFNFHEEFFFLFLLPPIIFQSGFSLSPKPFFSNFGAIVTFAIFGTFLASIVTGVLVYIGGLMYLMYRLPFVECLMFGALISATDPVTVLSIFQELGTDVNLYALVFGESVLNDAMAISLYRTMTVIKSHPSGQNFFMVVVRFLETFVGSMSAGVGVGFVSALLFKYSGLDIDNLQNLESCLFVLFPYFSYMLAEGLGLSGIVSILFTGMVMKHYTYSNLSRSSQRFVSAFFELISSLAETFVFIYMGFDIAMEKHSWSHVGFIFFSIIFIGIARAANVFSCAYLVNLFRPTRRQIPRKHQKALWYSGLRGAMAFALALQSIHDLPDGHGQIILTATTAIVVLTDVP
- the LOC108343144 gene encoding sodium/hydrogen exchanger 6 isoform X1; this translates as MTEGSNPISPVDGMDVTGGSKEQQAAGVGILLQIMMLVLSFVLGHILRRKKIYVLPEASASLLIGLLVGTLANISHTQTSIRAWFNFHEEFFFLFLLPPIIFQSGFSLSPKPFFSNFGAIVTFAIFGTFLASIVTGVLVYIGGLMYLMYRLPFVECLMFGALISATDPVTVLSIFQELGTDVNLYALVFGESVLNDAMAISLYRTMTVIKSHPSGQNFFMVVVRFLETFVGSMSAGVGVGFVSALLFKYSGLDIDNLQNLESCLFVLFPYFSYMLAEGLGLSGIVSILFTGMVMKHYTYSNLSRSSQRFVSAFFELISSLAETFVFIYMGFDIAMEKHSWSHVGFIFFSIIFIGIARAANVFSCAYLVNLFRPTRRQIPRKHQKALWYSGLRGAMAFALALQSIHDLPDGHGQIILTATTAIVVLTVLLIGGSTGTMLEALQVVGSDSPIIESPLASITRTNFEGTNGYLSPEDEESSSGNKIKMRLQEFQRSAASFTALDKNYLTPFFTSQNEDEAMPLTLENMGLDDDDDRYSS